The following is a genomic window from Solanum lycopersicum chromosome 6, SLM_r2.1.
TTCATCTTCATAGTCTCCTGGAAATCAATCAGTTTTCTACACCATTAGCTAGATTTCAGCTATTTTGTTTGAGCTTGAAAGTTTTTTCacaatattttattgtattgatatTCAGCTTCGGGAATTTGTTGTTGTGAAgattaattttgattgaaatagGAATTGGAATGACGATCATTTCGTTACCGGGAAGTTCAGGCTACTTGGATGCGagtaataatagaaaaatttcTTACTTCAGCAATCCGTATGTATTGGGTTTAACTTTCGTCGCCGGTATTGGAGGTCTCCTTTTCGGATACGATACAGgtaaaacaacaaataatttgataataagattttattttttcctgtTTGATTaagtatttgtaattttttttggaggatCATATTTTTTGGGGAAATTTTGTTAGAGggtagttttgattttttttgattgattgatgAGTGTTCTTGCTTAATTTGCTGATTAATTATGATAGATTTGCAATTTGTTGACTAAAAGCTAGTCATTTTTggctttaatattattgttctaATCATTtagctgtttttttttttttaatttatgaacaTGGAGTTGGTGACTTAGGCAACTATCAGGATATGTTTAGTTAACTGGAATAATATCTTGTCACATTAGAATATAGGAAATTAGAATTAACAGCTTGTAGATTCTATATATTTTGGAACAGCTCAAAAAACTCAACCACCTACAGGTTTAATGGATTACTAAATTACAGAAAAAGATTTACTGTAGTTTATGCCTACCAGTTTGACGATGATTCCTTACTTTTTTTTCGGGTGGTAATGGAAGTGTGTTGTTATGTTATGACATGGAGATAAGATAATTGGCAAGAATACTCACAACACTGCAATAAATTATCCatacttttttttgtgaaaGTTACGAAGATATTGCATTTGTTTTCTCAGAGAAATATGTTCTTGATTATCAATTATGTAACCTGACTATGATTGAATTATCTCACAAATCTTCGACTTGGTTGTAGGAGTTATATCTGGTGCACTTCTGTACATTAAGGATGATTTTCCTGAAGTCAATCAGAGCAGTTTCCTACAGGTACATGAATAACCAATTTCATTCTGAACTCTATTGTAGAATACGGACATAACAATTTAATAAGAAGTGATCAGAAAAACGGAACTTTTGAGCACAAAAGCTGGTCCAACATAATCACATGGCTTGTtggaattataaaaaattaatggatGGAACGGGGAATGGGTGAGGTTGAAGCTCACTTATTACTTTTATAGATGATATGATAATAACAGATTGTTATATTAGTTTCTGACTAAAGGATGTTGATTTCAGTCGTCTTGTCAGTTGCATTGAAGGGATTGTTCTAACCTTATCCAAAGAATTTTTCATAACTAAATGGGGTAATCTAATATGGTTGAACAAGTGTGAAATGCAAAATGACATGATGCTACTTGTATTTATTGTGATGATGCAAGTGTGGAATGTGATTTAACAGCTATCAAATGTGCTTTACTCTGTTGTAGTAGTAAACTCTCCAAATTTATTAACCTTTGCTAATTATACGATAAATAGGACTTTATTTCTGCAGCGAGCCAATAACACTTAATAGGTGGTCCTATTTCTGGTTAATCTATTTTCCCCCGTTAAAAGTTCTGTTTCATGATTTTGCAGGAAACTATTGTCAGTATGGCATTGGTTGGTGCGATGATTGGAGCTGCTGCTGGGGGCTGGATTAATGATTATTTTGGACGGAAGAAAGCTACTCTGTCTGCTGATGTTGTTTTCTTACTGGGATCAGTGGTAATGGCTGCAGCTCCGGATCCATACGTTCTTATACTTGGTCGACTCTTAGTAGGTCTGGGAGTTGGTGTTGCTTCTGTCACTGCTCCTGTTTACATTGCTGAAGCATCACCATCAGAAATTCGTGGGGGCCTTGTTAGCACAAATGTACTAATGATTACAGGTGGACAATTTCTTTCCTACCTTGTAAATCTTGCTTTCACAGAGGTTAGATATTTCTTCTTATTTCCTGCCTTATCTAACTTTATCTTACTTTGATTTCTTGATaactaaaaatgaacaaaatcttGTGTTGCATATGGACATGGGGGATTATTTGACAAAATCAAAAGCTTAAAAtgttcaaagaaaaaatctcCGAATTAGACGAGCTTGTGGTTACTCCCttcgtttcattttatgtgCAATGGGAACAAAGTTTAAGTACAGAatacttttgaatcttgtggttttaaactAAAGACGTGTATAAAGTATCaaaaatttctttaatattgCGGCCTTGAACATGCCATATGATGTTGGAGTTAAAGAGATATCAAATATAGAAAGTAATATTCTTTCTAGACTGAAAGGGAAGTAAGATAAGTAAGTTGCAAAAGAGGAAGtactattatttaatttgcTTCTATCAATTTGTCAGTCTGTCCTTGAAATTGGGATAGTGACTATGCGGGTACAGGACTTGTATTTAGTCATGTGCATACAATTAAATATGCATTATTATTGCATAAAAAGCAGATATGGTTGGGGAAAGAACTGCTTATGTTTTGTGATCTGCAGATCGAGTTCTAACTAGAGGAACACTACTGAGAAAATCAAACTTCTGTAATCTCCCTCACACAAAATCATCCAGTGTGATCTCAATCTTTACTTGATTAAGGTTTCACGCTCATATAATTGCTCAATACAGTTTTTTATTGTACATAGCTGGAAAGGACTTGTTTTACTATCTGCCGAAtctcaaatttcatttttcttgatACTTATTCCCTTTAATAATCACAATTATGTGGGGAGTACTGGATGAACATCTCCAACTGATAGTGCATGAATGCTGTTCTGTTGTCttaaagaaaatcttttagATTTCATGTTGATTTCCTTAGCCGCTTGTATGTTTGAGCAGGTACCAGGGACTTGGAGATGGATGCTTGGAGTGGCAGGAGTGCCTGCCGCGATTCAATTTGTCCTCATGTTATTTTTACCTGAGTCTCCACGATGGCTTTACATGAAGGTGCAAATTCTTAACTTTGTTGAAAATTACCGCTGATAAATAACAATTGTTGACATAGATAACCACTGCAGAGGGATAAATCTGAAGCTGCCACTGTTCTAGCTAAGATTTATGATCCTTATCGATTGGAGGAGGAGATTGATCAGCTTGCTACTGCATTAGAGGAAGAACGCTTGAGAAAGCAGGCTGTCAGTTACCTGGATGTTTTTAGGAAGAAAGAGATTAGACTTGCGTTCTTTGCTGGGGCTGGATTACAGGTACTCTTTAGGCTTCTGTGATGCTACAATAATATGTACCGATTGCTTCCAGCACTATCGTCTTATTTTTGGTAATGCTATATTCGGGCATATATTTTAGTTTTCCCACTTGGAATCCCCTTAAGCTTCATCTAGACTGGACATAAAATTTTGTCTTTTAACTTGAATTCAAAAGGGCATGGGAACATGATGATGACACTTATAGGACACTTTGGTTGGCAGTAGATTGATTTTAAACAGGAGAACTTGATATACTATTTTCTTTGTTCACTTATTAGTTAAAAGTGCTcatttcttgataaaaaaaagaagttaatagCGTCAAACTGCAAACATCTTTGTTATTTCCCTATTACACTATTACATGGGAAGTTCATTGTTGATAGTCAGAAATGAATGGTAATTGCTTTTTTATAATCATTACTCATTTGAATATGCAGGCATTTCAGCAGTTCACAGGCATCAATACGGTTATGTATTACAGTCCAACAAT
Proteins encoded in this region:
- the LOC101248490 gene encoding inositol transporter 1, whose translation is MTIISLPGSSGYLDASNNRKISYFSNPYVLGLTFVAGIGGLLFGYDTGVISGALLYIKDDFPEVNQSSFLQETIVSMALVGAMIGAAAGGWINDYFGRKKATLSADVVFLLGSVVMAAAPDPYVLILGRLLVGLGVGVASVTAPVYIAEASPSEIRGGLVSTNVLMITGGQFLSYLVNLAFTEVPGTWRWMLGVAGVPAAIQFVLMLFLPESPRWLYMKRDKSEAATVLAKIYDPYRLEEEIDQLATALEEERLRKQAVSYLDVFRKKEIRLAFFAGAGLQAFQQFTGINTVMYYSPTIVQMAGFKSNQLALLLSLIVALMNAMGTVVGIYLIDHFGRKKLALTSLSGVIVSLILLAVAFFLESSTSGNVGAYGWIAVIGLALYIAFFAPGMGPVPWTVNSEIYPESYRGMCGGMSATVNWISNLIVAQSFLSLAEAVGTGVTFLILAGIAVMAFVFVAVFVPETKGLSFEEMEKIWKEKAWGNGSGKEPLLESRS